GCGCATGGGCTCGCAGACATGGTCCGCACGCGCCGCCATCAGCTGCGTGAGGCCGGCGGTGACTCCGAGATCGCCGAGGCGGTGAAGGTCGTGGTCCGCGCGCATCAGACGATGATTTGGGAGCGGACCCGGCACATGCTGCGGCTGCGGGCCGCGCTGCGAGAGTACTTCCCCGCGATCCTGGCGGTCTGCGACACGGTCGACCTGTCGTTGACCAGCCGCCCCTTGCTGGTGCTGCTGGGTAAGGCTCCTACCCCGGAGTTGGCGGCGAAACTCACTGCGCGGCAGATCCTTCCGATGCTCAAGGGGTACCGGAACAAGGACGCTAAAGCCGCGCAGATTCAGCAGATCCTGCGTAGGGAACACCTCGGGCAACCCCCGGTGGTGACCCGGGCGTATGCCGCGTCCGTGCGTTCATCGGTGGCGGTATTGACGGTGCTCTTCGAGGAAATCACGCACCTCGAGACGGAGGTGAAGGCCCATTTTGGCCAGCACCCGGACGCTGAAATCATCCTCAGCCAACCCGGCCTCCTGAGTTTGGACACCTCCGATGATTTTGACGCTGCGTAGTTCCCTGACCTGGCATTTTGGCCGCGAGGGTGGGTGTTTCGGGGTACTAACCGGGTAGGTTCGTGCGGTGGCGTACGTGCGGAAGGTGCGCACTGCCTCGGGTGCGGTGGCGGTGCAGGTGGCGCACAAGGACCTTGGCCGGGTAGTGATCCTGGCGCATCTGGGTTCAGCGCATACCGATGCTGAGCTGGGCATTCTGCTCGATGCGGCCCAGCAGATGGTCCTCGATGGCCAGGCCGCCCTGGATTTCGAAGTCTCCGCCCGCGCCCAATCGGTGGCCGATGTGGCCGACTTCCGGGCGCAGTCGCTGATCGCAGAACAGCCCAAGCCCACAGCCCCCGCACCCGTGGTGCCGCCAGGTCGCACGCTGGGCACGAACTCGCGGCTGCTTTATGACGTGCTCGCCCATGTGTATGACTGGCTGGGTTTCGACGCAGTCGGCGATGTGGTGTTCCGGGATCTGGTGATCGCCCGGATCGTGGAGCCGACCAGCAAGATCGACGCGTTGCGGGTGCTGGCCGATCTCGGGGCAGCGCTGGTGTCATATAAGACGATCGACCGCCACGTCCGCAGCATCCATGCCGGTCCCGCTCGGGATGTGGTCGCCGCGAAATGCTTTGAGCACTCCCGTGATTGCGGTGGCCTGTCGCTGTTGCTCTATGACACGACCACGCTTCATTTTCAGGCCGAGCACGAAGATGAGCTGCGACGGGTCGGATATAGCAAGGACCGCCGCGTCGACCCGCAAATTGTCGTCGGACTGCTGGTGGACCGCATGGGGATGCCTTTGGAGATCGGCTGTTTCGAGGGCAACACCGCTGAGACGACCACCATCGTTCCGATCATCGGCAGCTTCGTCGAACGCCACCGCCTGGCCGGCATTCCGATGGTGGTGGCTGCTGACGCCGGGATGCTCTCTGCGACAAACCTCAAGGCCCTCGACGATTTGGAGTTGTCGTTCATCGTCGGGTCCCGGATGACCAAAGCCCCTGGAGATCTGGAGTCCTATTTCCATTGGAACGGCGATGTTTTCACCGACGGGCAGATCATCGACACCGTCACACCACGGCACGGCAACAACACTGTCAACGACTGCAACAAGCGCGCTGAACCAGTCTGGGACCCCGAAGCTCATCCGGGCGCCTGGCGGGCAGTCTGGGCGTATTCGGCCAAGCGAGCCCGCCGCGACCAGAAAACCCTGGCCGCCCAGGAAGCCCGCGCCCGGGCCATCGTCGACGGCACGAGGCAGGCCAAGGCCGCCCGATTTGTGACGGTCCGCGGCGATGACCGCACCATCGACGAGGCCAGCCTCGCCCGGGCTCAATCCCTCGTAGGTCTGAAAGGGTATGTGACAAATGTGCCGGTCACAGTGATGCCAGCCACCGAAGTCATCGCGAAGTACCACGAGCTGTGGCACGTGGAGAAGTCCTTTCGGATGTCAAAGAGCGACCTCGAAGCGCGGCCCATGTTCAACCGGATGCGCGATGCCATCGAAGCTCACCTGACCCTCGTCTTTGCCGCCCTTGCCGTCTCTCACGTCATCCAATCGCGCACCGGGGTATCCATCGCCAAAGTCGTCAAACAACTACGCCCGCTACGCAGCGCCACCATCACCATCAACGGCGCCACTCAGACCTTCCCACCAGCGATCCCCGAGGCCGAGCGCAAAATCCTCACCGACCTCGGCTTCAAACCCGGGTACTAAGCCAAATGTCCAAACTCAGGTTCGGCGTGGACCCGAAGCAGGCGCATCGGCATCGGGAGATCCTGTCGAGCTCGGGCGCCAAGAGCGACAAGGGCGATGCGCATGGGCTCGCAGACATGGTCCGCACGCGCCGCCATCAGCTGCGTGAGGCCGGCGGTGACTCCGAGATCGCCGAGGCGGTCAAGGTCGTGGTCCGCGCGCATCAGACGATGATTTGGGAGCGGACCCGGCACATGCTGCGGCTGCGGGCCGCGCTGCGAGAGTACTTCCCCGCGATCCTGGCGGTCTGCGACACGGTCGACCTGTCGTTGACCAGCCGCCCCTTGCTGGTGCTGCTGGGTAAGGCTCCTACCCCGGAGTTGGCGGCGAAACTCACTGCGCGGCAGATCCTTCCGATGCTCAAGGGGTACCGGAACAAGGACGCTAAAGCCGCGCAGATTCAGCAGATCCTGCGTAGGGAACACCTCGGGCAACCCCCGGTGGTGACCCGGGCGTATGCCGCGTCCGTGCGTTCATCGGTGGCGGTATTGACGGTGCTCTTCGAGGAAATCACGCACCTCGAGACGGAGGTGAAGGCCCATTTTGGCCAGCACCCGGACGCTGAAATCATCCTCAGCCAACCCGGCCTCGGCCCGATCCTCGGTGCCCGGGTGCTTGCAGAATTCGGGGACGCCCCAGGCCGTTACCGCAGCTC
The sequence above is drawn from the Mycobacterium riyadhense genome and encodes:
- a CDS encoding IS1634 family transposase is translated as MAYVRKVRTASGAVAVQVAHKDLGRVVILAHLGSAHTDAELGILLDAAQQMVLDGQAALDFEVSARAQSVADVADFRAQSLIAEQPKPTAPAPVVPPGRTLGTNSRLLYDVLAHVYDWLGFDAVGDVVFRDLVIARIVEPTSKIDALRVLADLGAALVSYKTIDRHVRSIHAGPARDVVAAKCFEHSRDCGGLSLLLYDTTTLHFQAEHEDELRRVGYSKDRRVDPQIVVGLLVDRMGMPLEIGCFEGNTAETTTIVPIIGSFVERHRLAGIPMVVAADAGMLSATNLKALDDLELSFIVGSRMTKAPGDLESYFHWNGDVFTDGQIIDTVTPRHGNNTVNDCNKRAEPVWDPEAHPGAWRAVWAYSAKRARRDQKTLAAQEARARAIVDGTRQAKAARFVTVRGDDRTIDEASLARAQSLVGLKGYVTNVPVTVMPATEVIAKYHELWHVEKSFRMSKSDLEARPMFNRMRDAIEAHLTLVFAALAVSHVIQSRTGVSIAKVVKQLRPLRSATITINGATQTFPPAIPEAERKILTDLGFKPGY